Proteins from a genomic interval of Medicago truncatula cultivar Jemalong A17 chromosome 3, MtrunA17r5.0-ANR, whole genome shotgun sequence:
- the LOC11439888 gene encoding WEB family protein At1g75720, translated as MNKNKEGVMLLTRNTEIDTRAPFRSVKEAVTLFGDKVLAGELYATATKLKHQIHNGANENGVDQSSRVENVTAELEETRENLEKAKEESMLMAHCMSSLQEELERTKQELEQLKQRETEKHQVESSETEDVKFVENLTTFEVKSSRFDEELMMEFQKKRYVTFANPPSVSHVMLPQGVEKLERHPSLRKKKKKSLIPLIGGIFSRKKGTSQEVP; from the exons ATGAATAAGAATAAAGAGGGTGTGATGCTGCTCACCAGAAATACAGAGATAGACACAAGGGCGCCATTCAGGTCCGTCAAAGAGGCTGTTACATTATTCGGTGATAAAGTTTTAGCTGGAGAGCTCTATGCAACTGCAACCAAACTCAAACACCAG ATTCACAATGGAGCAAATGAAAATGGGGTTGATCAGTCTTCAAGGGTTGAAAACGTTACAGCTGAGCTGGAGGAGACACGAGAAAATCTAGAGAAAGCTAAAGAAGAAAGCATGTTGATGGCACATTGTATGTCATCTCTTCAGGAAGAACTCGAACGCACGAAGCAAGAGCTCGAACAATTGAAGCAACGTGAAACTGAAAAACATCAAGTGGAATCATCAGAAACTGAAGACGTGAAGTTTGTTGAGAATTTAACAACCTTTGAAGTGAAAAGTTCAAGATTTGATGAAGAATTAATGATGGAGTTTCAAAAGAAAAGGTATGTGACGTTCGCGAATCCACCGTCTGTTTCTCATGTGATGTTACCTCAAGGTGTTGAGAAGTTGGAAAGGCACCCTTCTCttaggaagaagaagaagaagtcatTGATTCCACTTATAGGAGGTATTTTTTCAAGGAAAAAGGGAACTAGCCAAGAAGTTCCATGA
- the LOC11428881 gene encoding transcription factor E2FC — translation MSTPSEDQIPHFSQFNFTPFTSSSSSMFPLSQRNEINNVNLHTSSNVEAFPSQSNTVNLPPLLQTQPNPRGKHNGKSKVSKNSKSANQISNTDSLNSATVNRYDSSLGLLTKKFISLINEAKDGTLDLNKTAEILKVQKRRIYDITNVLEGIGLIEKTSKNHIRWKGCDGLEPRELEHQVNTLKDEVDSLYAEEFKLDQCISERKELIRNLEEGENTGKYLFFTKEDILTLPCFQNKQLITIKAPKASFIEVPDPDEELGFHQRQYRMIVRSATGPINLYLLNKHDHKFEGVSAKQAKLEDPSRNSNGCRMDGVGLLENQGFQKNPSGSLNSLDSEAFGIQQITPTDLDVDGDYWFQSDPQVGLTELWRTSAVGSDR, via the exons ATGTCGACTCCAAGCGAGGATCAAATTCCTCATTTTTCTCAATTCAATTTCACTCCTtttacttcttcttcttcttctatgtTTCCC TTAAGTCAAAGAAATGAAATCAATAATGTCAACTTGCACACTAGTAGTAACGTTGAAGCGTTTCCGAGTCAGAGCAACACTGTTAATCTTCCTCCACTTCTTCAAACCCAACCCAACCCAAGAGGAAAGCATAATGGTaaatcaaaagtttcaaaaaattcaaaatctgCCAATCAGATTTCAAATACAG ACTCTCTGAATTCAGCCACAGTCAATCGTTATGACAGTTCCTTAG GATTGCTAACCAAGAAATTTATCAGTTTGATCAATGAGGCTAAGGATGGTACCCTTGATCTAAATAAAACTGCTGAGATCTTAAAG GTTCAAAAAAGGAGAATTTATGACATTACAAATGTTCTTGAAGGAATAGGATTGATAGAGAAAACTTCAAAGAACCATATACGGTGGAA GGGATGTGATGGACTTGAGCCACGAGAACTGGAGCATCAAGTTAATACTCTAAAG GATGAAGTTGATAGCTTATATGCCGAGGAATTCAAACTTGACCAGTGTATAAG TGAAAGAAAGGAGCTTATAAGAAACCTGGAGGAAGGTGAAAACACTGGAAA GTaccttttttttaccaaagaaGATATTCTTACCCTTCCATGCTTCCAG AATAAGCAACTTATTACAATCAAGGCTCCAAAAGCTAGTTTCATTGAGGTCCCCGATCCTGATGAG GAATTAGGCTTCCACCAAAGGCAGTACAGAATGATTGTTAGAAGTGCAACTGGACCGATAAATCTGTACCTCTTGAA CAAGCACGACCACAAGTTTGAGGGTGTGAGTGCCAAGCAGGCAAAGCTAGAAGATCCATCACGGAATAGCAACGGCTGCAGAATGGACGGTGTGGGATTATTAGAAAACCAAGGTTTTCAGAAAAACCCTTCTGGGAGTTTAAATTCGCTTGACTCAGAGGCTTTTGGAATTCAACAGATTACTCCTACGGATTTGGAT GTTGACGGTGATTATTGGTTTCAATCAGATCCCCAAGTTGGCCTAACAGAATTGTGGCG CACAAGTGCAGTTGGCTCAGATAGATGA
- the LOC11426828 gene encoding uncharacterized protein isoform X1 — MDKTVMKKRGGDTKQQQSGLKKSKKEKVRSLSAVAEALSMGCNLSDSHKSNPKKVFNECNAVDHSSVPRKIRSAMKKRGRESVLTDSEKLNHKFQRAESPKKDSIKKSKKQVVPGPITKDEQEVAETLYALAGMFPTSCGTNADNEVYRESLLKNSVSQEESTNATFQASEAVEDTNLIPESSSMGAAKISSSETIDVDDNDLTGSADNLVATQITAPKVNLQGVPMMVKSENGCKVEVHDSELSIEMGLNVSTESQFSHIGGKVEVEYETVGGIGCKQEQHIIKYQRENEGLTLLPGSTYATNASCLQSSAAAKAPHWLNAAICNSKHDLMESCSSGGKISEPVVHKKSWKSCAAHVHISQLIRSLEVPKKHGAKEPERYECHQPRVHQGSKCGVLIKAQNSNGTRNGNSFDVGTVHSASLDIFPETKNGILQQQCHYLDISLSKDPPMPAKCDPLKQNFNFLSLSLSAGGNGLKVEDCFTKGGIRRLEQFSKSQVPYFRSIQQQHGLMPIPTTPPNQYTSTSYIDQLPAAGPQVRLQQPHYYGTPLCGTNYSSAISYKQQYQNFWAAQLVAQGGSGVNNNVTRVQYPNWRSGRHETCAVNPGAQVMLPHHSLASLESLGSKITSTSEQQPFTPASSIPLSRMNGVEESRGRFHGSCASSLQLLCDERI, encoded by the exons ATGGATAAAACTGTGATGAAGAAGCGTGGTGGTgacacaaaacaacaacaatctg GTttgaaaaaatcaaagaaagagAAGGTGAGAAGCTTAAGTGCTGTTGCTGAAGCATTATCAATGGGTTGCAATCTCTCCGATTCTCATAAATCAAATCCCAAAAAG gtTTTCAATGAATGCAATGCCGTTGATCATTCCTCTGTTCCCCGTAAAATACGTTCAG CAATGAAGAAACGGGGTCGCGAATCCGTTTTAACTGATTCAGAAAAGTTGAACCATAAGTTCCAAAGAGCAGAATCTCCTAAAAAAGATAGCATAAAGAAATCCAAA AAACAAGTTGTACCGGGGCCCATAACAAAAGATGAGCAAGAGGTTGCAGAGACACTCTATGCTTTGGCTGGAATGTTTCCTACCAGTTGTGGTACTAATGCTGACAATGAAGTATACCGTGAATCGTTACTGAAGAATTCGGTTTCTCAAGAGGAGAGTACTAATGCTACTTTTCAAG CCTCAGAAGCTGTTGAAGATACTAATCTTATTCCTGAAAGTTCGTCTATGGGAGCAGCAAAAATTAGTTCAAGTGAAACCATTGATGTTGATGACAATGATTTAACTGGGAGTGCAGATAATTTGGTGGCAACTCAAATCACTGCTCCAAAAGTAAATCTGCAGGGTGTGCCTATGATGGTTAAGAGTGAAAATGGTTGCAAAGTTGAAGTGCATGACTCTGAATTGTCTATTGAAATGGG ATTAAATGTGTCCACAGAATCGCAATTTTCACATATTGGGGGAAAAGTAGAAGTGGAGTATGAGACG GTCGGAGGCATTGGTTGTAAGCAAGAACAACATATAATCAAGTACCAAAGAGAAAACG AAGGTCTAACATTATTGCCAGGCTCGACGTATGCAACTAATGCTTCTTGTTTGCA gtcTTCTGCTGCCGCTAAAGCTCCACATTGGCTGAATGCTGCTATTTGCAACTCCAAACACGATTTGATGGAAAGTTGTTCTTCAGGTGGAAAG ATTTCCGAACCTGTTGTTCATAAAAAGTCATGGAAGAGTTGTGCAGCTCATGTTCACATTAGTCAGCTCATCCGGAGTTTAGAAGTTCCAAAAAAACATGGTGCCAAAGAACCCGAGCGTTATGAATGTCACCAACCCAGAGTACACCAAGGATCAAAGTGTGGAGTTCTAATCAAAGCACAAAACTCAAATGGGACGAGAAATGGAAATAGTTTTGATGTTGGAACAGTTCATTCTGCTAGTTTGGACATTTTTCCTGAAACTAAAAATGGTATTCTTCAGCAGCAGTGCCATTATCTTGACATATCTCTCTCTAAGGATCCTCCGATGCCTGCAAAATGTGATCCTCTAAAGCAA AATTTCAACTTCTTGTCCTTGTCCTTGTCGGCTGGAGGTAACGGGTTAAAGGTTGAAGACTGTTTTACCAAAGGTGGAATTAGGAGGTTAGAACAGTTCTCAAAATCTCAAGTGCCTTATTTTCGGTCTATACAACAGCAGCATGGGCTCATGCCAATACCAACAACTCCACCAAATCAGTATACCTCAACTTCTTACATTGATCAGCTTCCTGCTGCAGGACCACAG GTTCGGTTGCAGCAACCTCATTATTATGGTACACCATTGTGTGGAACTAATTATAGTTCGGCAATTTCATATAAACAGCAGTACCAAAACTTTTGGGCGGCGCAACTAGTAGCACAAGGCGGGTCTGGTGTAAATAACAATGTTACGAGGGTCCAATATCCTAATTGGCGAAGTGGAAGACATGAAACTTGTGCAGTGAATCCGGGTGCCCAAGTCATGCTTCCTCACCATTCCCTTGCATCGCTAGAATCACTTGGTTCCAAGATAACTTCAACCTCTGAGCAACAACCCTTTACACCCGCCTCATCAATTCCACTATCTAGGATGAATGGGGTAGAAGAAAGTAGAGGTAGGTTCCATGGTAGCTGTGCCTCGTCGTTGCAATTGTTGTGTGATGAGCGTATCTGA
- the LOC11435492 gene encoding putative HVA22-like protein g, translating into MIGSFVTRILVMVFGYAYPAYECYKAVEKNRPEIEQLRFWCQYWILVALLTVCERIGDTFISWVPMYSETKLAFFIYLWYPKTKGTTYVYDSFFRPYVAKHEPDIDRNLMELKTRAGDIAVSYWQKAASYGQTRIFDILQYVAAQSTPTARPAQQRPGVRARQPASSSSNQHAPPTAPPAEGPTPPTSSSSSSQHQKELAEELGSSQVPKTLSSLAGLNTQKNIPTQESGNQSAPAEAEPMQIEAALPSSSSANENPPSSETIMEESIRVTRGRLRKTRSDGTH; encoded by the exons ATGATTGGATCCTTTGTTACGAGGATACTTGT GATGGTTTTTGGTTATGCTTACCCAGCATATGAATGCTATAAAGCAGTTGAAAAGAATAGGCCGGAAATTGAACAGCTACGCTTTTGGTGCCAGTATTG GATTTTGGTGGCTCTTTTGACGGTGTGTGAGCGAATTGGTGATACATTTATATCATG GGTTCCAATGTATAGTGAAACTAAGTTGGCATTTTTTATATATCTATGGTACCCGAAAACAAAG GGAACAACATATGTGTATGATTCTTTCTTTAGACCATATGTTGCGAAGCACGAGCCAGATATTGATCGCAACTTGATGGAACTAAAGACACGAGCAGGAGATATTGCAGTTTCGTATTGGCAAAAAGCTGCTAGTTACGGCCAGACTAGAATATTTGACATTTTGCAGTATGTTGCTGCTCAATCAACGCCAACAGCTCGCCCTGCTCAG CAACGACCGGGTGTGAGGGCCCGCCAACCTGCATCCAGCAGTAGTAACCAACATGCTCCTCCAACAGCACCACCAGCTGAGGGGCCAACTCCTCCCACTTCTAGCTCATCTTCAAGCCAGCATCAGAAGGAACTAGCAGAGGAGTTGGGTTCTTCGCAAGTACCTAAAACACTCTCCTCTTTAGCAGGTTTAAATACTCAAAAGAATATTCCTACGCAAGAATCTGGCAACCAATCTGCACCTGCAGAGGCAGAACCAATGCAGATTGAAGCGGCACTTCCGTCATCCTCTTCTGCCAATGAAAACCCTCCTTCAAGCGAAACAATAATGGAAGAAAGCATTAGGGTTACACGGGGCAGACTAAGAAAAACTAGATCAGATGGAACTCATTAG
- the LOC11426828 gene encoding uncharacterized protein isoform X2, translating into MDKTVMKKRGGDTKQQQSGLKKSKKEKVRSLSAVAEALSMGCNLSDSHKSNPKKVFNECNAVDHSSVPRKIRSAMKKRGRESVLTDSEKLNHKFQRAESPKKDSIKKSKKQVVPGPITKDEQEVAETLYALAGMFPTSCGTNADNEVYRESLLKNSVSQEESTNATFQASEAVEDTNLIPESSSMGAAKISSSETIDVDDNDLTGSADNLVATQITAPKVNLQGVPMMVKSENGCKVEVHDSELSIEMGLNVSTESQFSHIGGKVEVEYETVGGIGCKQEQHIIKYQRENGSTYATNASCLQSSAAAKAPHWLNAAICNSKHDLMESCSSGGKISEPVVHKKSWKSCAAHVHISQLIRSLEVPKKHGAKEPERYECHQPRVHQGSKCGVLIKAQNSNGTRNGNSFDVGTVHSASLDIFPETKNGILQQQCHYLDISLSKDPPMPAKCDPLKQNFNFLSLSLSAGGNGLKVEDCFTKGGIRRLEQFSKSQVPYFRSIQQQHGLMPIPTTPPNQYTSTSYIDQLPAAGPQVRLQQPHYYGTPLCGTNYSSAISYKQQYQNFWAAQLVAQGGSGVNNNVTRVQYPNWRSGRHETCAVNPGAQVMLPHHSLASLESLGSKITSTSEQQPFTPASSIPLSRMNGVEESRGRFHGSCASSLQLLCDERI; encoded by the exons ATGGATAAAACTGTGATGAAGAAGCGTGGTGGTgacacaaaacaacaacaatctg GTttgaaaaaatcaaagaaagagAAGGTGAGAAGCTTAAGTGCTGTTGCTGAAGCATTATCAATGGGTTGCAATCTCTCCGATTCTCATAAATCAAATCCCAAAAAG gtTTTCAATGAATGCAATGCCGTTGATCATTCCTCTGTTCCCCGTAAAATACGTTCAG CAATGAAGAAACGGGGTCGCGAATCCGTTTTAACTGATTCAGAAAAGTTGAACCATAAGTTCCAAAGAGCAGAATCTCCTAAAAAAGATAGCATAAAGAAATCCAAA AAACAAGTTGTACCGGGGCCCATAACAAAAGATGAGCAAGAGGTTGCAGAGACACTCTATGCTTTGGCTGGAATGTTTCCTACCAGTTGTGGTACTAATGCTGACAATGAAGTATACCGTGAATCGTTACTGAAGAATTCGGTTTCTCAAGAGGAGAGTACTAATGCTACTTTTCAAG CCTCAGAAGCTGTTGAAGATACTAATCTTATTCCTGAAAGTTCGTCTATGGGAGCAGCAAAAATTAGTTCAAGTGAAACCATTGATGTTGATGACAATGATTTAACTGGGAGTGCAGATAATTTGGTGGCAACTCAAATCACTGCTCCAAAAGTAAATCTGCAGGGTGTGCCTATGATGGTTAAGAGTGAAAATGGTTGCAAAGTTGAAGTGCATGACTCTGAATTGTCTATTGAAATGGG ATTAAATGTGTCCACAGAATCGCAATTTTCACATATTGGGGGAAAAGTAGAAGTGGAGTATGAGACG GTCGGAGGCATTGGTTGTAAGCAAGAACAACATATAATCAAGTACCAAAGAGAAAACG GCTCGACGTATGCAACTAATGCTTCTTGTTTGCA gtcTTCTGCTGCCGCTAAAGCTCCACATTGGCTGAATGCTGCTATTTGCAACTCCAAACACGATTTGATGGAAAGTTGTTCTTCAGGTGGAAAG ATTTCCGAACCTGTTGTTCATAAAAAGTCATGGAAGAGTTGTGCAGCTCATGTTCACATTAGTCAGCTCATCCGGAGTTTAGAAGTTCCAAAAAAACATGGTGCCAAAGAACCCGAGCGTTATGAATGTCACCAACCCAGAGTACACCAAGGATCAAAGTGTGGAGTTCTAATCAAAGCACAAAACTCAAATGGGACGAGAAATGGAAATAGTTTTGATGTTGGAACAGTTCATTCTGCTAGTTTGGACATTTTTCCTGAAACTAAAAATGGTATTCTTCAGCAGCAGTGCCATTATCTTGACATATCTCTCTCTAAGGATCCTCCGATGCCTGCAAAATGTGATCCTCTAAAGCAA AATTTCAACTTCTTGTCCTTGTCCTTGTCGGCTGGAGGTAACGGGTTAAAGGTTGAAGACTGTTTTACCAAAGGTGGAATTAGGAGGTTAGAACAGTTCTCAAAATCTCAAGTGCCTTATTTTCGGTCTATACAACAGCAGCATGGGCTCATGCCAATACCAACAACTCCACCAAATCAGTATACCTCAACTTCTTACATTGATCAGCTTCCTGCTGCAGGACCACAG GTTCGGTTGCAGCAACCTCATTATTATGGTACACCATTGTGTGGAACTAATTATAGTTCGGCAATTTCATATAAACAGCAGTACCAAAACTTTTGGGCGGCGCAACTAGTAGCACAAGGCGGGTCTGGTGTAAATAACAATGTTACGAGGGTCCAATATCCTAATTGGCGAAGTGGAAGACATGAAACTTGTGCAGTGAATCCGGGTGCCCAAGTCATGCTTCCTCACCATTCCCTTGCATCGCTAGAATCACTTGGTTCCAAGATAACTTCAACCTCTGAGCAACAACCCTTTACACCCGCCTCATCAATTCCACTATCTAGGATGAATGGGGTAGAAGAAAGTAGAGGTAGGTTCCATGGTAGCTGTGCCTCGTCGTTGCAATTGTTGTGTGATGAGCGTATCTGA